A genomic window from Streptomyces broussonetiae includes:
- the pyrR gene encoding bifunctional pyr operon transcriptional regulator/uracil phosphoribosyltransferase PyrR produces MDMHDSSALPQTSDARPVLEGPDIARVLTRIAHEIVERAKGADDVVLLGIPTRGVFLAQRLAVKLAQITDRKIPVGSLDITMYRDDLRMHPPRALARTEIPGDGIDGKLVVLVDDVLFSGRTIRAALDALNDIGRPRAVQLAVLVDRGHRELPIRADYVGKNLPTSLRETVKVQLAEEDGRDTVLLGVKQTDQ; encoded by the coding sequence ATGGACATGCATGACTCGTCTGCGCTTCCGCAGACGTCCGATGCGCGGCCCGTTCTCGAGGGTCCCGACATCGCGCGGGTGCTGACCCGTATCGCCCACGAGATCGTGGAGCGCGCCAAGGGCGCCGACGACGTGGTGCTGCTCGGCATTCCGACCCGGGGCGTCTTCCTCGCCCAGCGGCTCGCCGTCAAGCTGGCGCAGATCACCGACCGCAAGATCCCGGTCGGCTCCCTCGACATCACCATGTACCGCGACGACCTGCGCATGCACCCGCCGCGTGCGCTGGCCCGCACCGAGATCCCCGGTGACGGCATCGACGGCAAGCTGGTCGTCCTCGTCGACGACGTGCTCTTCTCCGGCCGCACCATCCGCGCGGCCCTGGACGCCCTGAACGACATCGGGCGCCCGCGCGCGGTGCAACTCGCGGTCCTGGTCGACCGGGGCCACCGCGAACTGCCGATCCGTGCCGACTACGTCGGCAAGAACCTCCCCACGTCGCTGCGGGAGACGGTCAAGGTCCAACTCGCCGAGGAGGACGGTCGCGACACCGTGCTGCTCGGTGTGAAGCAGACCGACCAGTAG
- the bldD gene encoding transcriptional regulator BldD — translation MSSEYAKQLGAKLRAIRTQQGLSLHGVEEKSQGRWKAVVVGSYERGDRAVTVQRLAELADFYGVPVQELLPGTTPGGAAEPPPKLVLDLERLATVPAEKAGPLQRYAATIQSQRGDYNGKVLSIRQDDLRTLAVIYDQSPSVLTEQLISWGVLDADARRAVATHEEA, via the coding sequence ATGTCCAGCGAATACGCCAAACAGCTCGGGGCCAAGCTCCGGGCCATCCGCACCCAGCAGGGCCTTTCCCTCCACGGTGTCGAGGAGAAGTCCCAGGGGCGCTGGAAGGCCGTGGTGGTCGGGTCCTACGAGCGTGGCGACCGTGCGGTGACCGTGCAGCGGCTCGCCGAGCTGGCTGATTTCTATGGCGTTCCGGTGCAGGAGCTGCTTCCGGGCACCACGCCGGGCGGCGCCGCCGAGCCGCCGCCGAAGCTGGTCCTGGACCTGGAGCGGCTGGCCACCGTGCCGGCCGAGAAGGCGGGCCCTCTGCAGCGCTACGCGGCGACGATCCAGTCCCAGCGCGGTGACTACAACGGCAAGGTGCTCTCCATCCGCCAGGACGACCTGCGCACCCTGGCCGTCATCTACGACCAGTCCCCCTCGGTCCTGACCGAGCAGCTGATCAGCTGGGGCGTCCTGGACGCGGACGCCCGGCGCGCGGTGGCCACGCACGAAGAGGCCTGA
- the nusB gene encoding transcription antitermination factor NusB: MAARNTARKRAFQILFEGDQRGADVLTVLADWVRLSRSDTRQPPVSEYTMQLVEGYAEHAKRIDELIAQYAVGWTLDRMPVVDRNILRLGAYELIWVDATPDAVVLDEMVQLAKEFSTDDSPAFVNGLLGRLKELKPSLRRDEA, translated from the coding sequence GTGGCTGCCCGCAACACGGCCCGCAAGCGCGCCTTCCAGATCCTCTTCGAGGGCGACCAGCGCGGCGCCGACGTCCTGACGGTCCTTGCGGACTGGGTCCGGCTGTCCCGGTCCGACACCCGGCAGCCTCCGGTCAGCGAGTACACGATGCAGCTGGTCGAGGGCTATGCCGAGCACGCGAAGCGCATCGACGAGCTGATCGCCCAGTACGCGGTCGGCTGGACGCTCGACCGGATGCCGGTCGTGGACCGCAACATCCTGCGGCTGGGCGCGTACGAGCTGATCTGGGTCGACGCGACCCCGGACGCCGTCGTCCTGGACGAGATGGTGCAGCTGGCGAAGGAGTTCTCCACGGACGATTCGCCCGCGTTCGTCAACGGCCTGCTGGGCCGTCTGAAGGAGCTGAAGCCCTCGCTGCGCCGCGACGAGGCATAA
- the efp gene encoding elongation factor P: MASTNDLKNGMVLKLEGGQLWSVVEFQHVKPGKGPAFVRTKLKNVLSGKVVDKTFNAGVKVETATVDKRDMQFSYMDGEYFVFMDMDTYDQLMIDRKAVGDAANFLIEGFTATVAQHEGEVLFVELPAAVELVIQETEPGVQGDRSTGGTKPATLETGHQIQVPLFITTGEKIKVDTRTSDYLGRVNS; encoded by the coding sequence GTGGCTTCCACGAACGACCTCAAGAACGGCATGGTGCTCAAGCTCGAAGGCGGCCAGCTCTGGTCCGTCGTCGAGTTCCAGCACGTCAAGCCCGGCAAGGGCCCGGCCTTCGTGCGCACCAAGCTCAAGAACGTGCTGTCCGGCAAGGTGGTCGACAAGACCTTCAACGCCGGCGTCAAGGTCGAAACGGCCACCGTCGACAAGCGCGACATGCAGTTCTCGTACATGGACGGCGAGTACTTCGTCTTCATGGACATGGACACGTATGACCAGCTGATGATCGACCGCAAGGCCGTCGGCGACGCCGCGAACTTCCTGATCGAGGGCTTCACCGCCACCGTCGCGCAGCACGAGGGCGAGGTGCTCTTCGTCGAGCTGCCGGCCGCCGTCGAGCTGGTGATCCAGGAGACCGAGCCGGGTGTCCAGGGTGACCGCTCCACCGGTGGCACCAAGCCCGCCACCCTGGAGACCGGCCACCAGATCCAGGTCCCGCTCTTCATCACCACCGGTGAGAAGATCAAGGTCGACACCCGTACGAGCGACTACCTCGGCCGGGTGAACAGCTAA
- a CDS encoding aminopeptidase P family protein, producing MSEVYATRRSRLRDHFTAAGTAAALITRPANVRYLAAAAPQGSALLLGRREDLLVCTGPPDDRPYEGRPDEHLRLHVLAPNGGDAAAVAADLAVSQDADSLAVEEHHLTVARHRAVSAVAPGLRLGDLGGAVEQLRVVKDEEEISCLRIGAEIADQALGELLESILVGRTERHLALELERRLVDHGADGPAFPTSVATGPNSGRRGHRPTDRRVEEGDFLSVCLGATYRGYRCEIGRTFVIGTSPADWQVELYDLVFAAQRAGRERLAPGAAHRDVDRAARHVLDSAGYAEALPPLIGHGVGLEIDEDPQLAPASMGKLDACVPVTVEPGVHLPGRGGVRIDDTLVVRPEADGGPELLTITTKELLAL from the coding sequence ATGTCAGAGGTGTACGCGACCCGTCGATCCCGGCTGAGGGACCACTTCACCGCGGCCGGCACCGCGGCAGCGCTCATCACTCGCCCGGCCAACGTGCGCTACCTTGCCGCCGCGGCCCCGCAGGGCTCCGCCCTGCTGCTCGGCAGGCGCGAGGACCTTCTCGTCTGCACCGGCCCGCCCGACGACCGTCCCTACGAGGGCAGGCCGGACGAGCACCTGCGTCTGCACGTCCTTGCACCGAACGGCGGCGACGCGGCAGCCGTGGCCGCGGACCTGGCCGTGTCCCAGGACGCCGACTCCCTGGCCGTCGAGGAGCACCACCTCACGGTGGCCCGGCACAGAGCCGTCTCCGCCGTCGCCCCCGGACTCCGCCTCGGCGACCTCGGCGGAGCCGTCGAGCAGCTCAGGGTGGTCAAGGACGAGGAGGAGATCTCCTGCCTCCGTATCGGCGCCGAGATCGCCGACCAGGCCCTCGGCGAACTGCTGGAGTCCATCCTGGTCGGCCGTACCGAACGGCATCTCGCGCTGGAGCTGGAGCGCCGCCTGGTCGACCACGGCGCCGACGGACCGGCCTTCCCCACCTCCGTGGCCACCGGCCCGAACTCCGGCCGGCGTGGTCACCGTCCCACCGACCGGCGGGTGGAGGAGGGTGACTTCCTCTCCGTGTGCCTGGGCGCGACCTACCGGGGCTACCGCTGCGAGATCGGCCGCACCTTCGTGATCGGTACGTCGCCCGCGGACTGGCAGGTCGAGCTGTACGACCTGGTCTTCGCCGCCCAGCGCGCCGGACGCGAGCGCCTGGCGCCCGGTGCCGCCCACCGTGACGTGGACCGTGCGGCCCGCCACGTACTTGACTCGGCCGGCTATGCGGAGGCCCTGCCACCGCTGATCGGACACGGGGTCGGACTCGAAATCGACGAGGACCCGCAGTTGGCGCCCGCGTCCATGGGTAAACTGGACGCTTGCGTGCCGGTCACCGTCGAACCGGGGGTCCACCTCCCGGGCCGGGGCGGTGTCCGGATCGATGACACGCTCGTCGTACGCCCCGAGGCGGACGGCGGACCCGAGCTACTCACCATCACGACCAAGGAGCTGCTCGCGCTGTAG
- a CDS encoding AAA family ATPase produces the protein MSHAVSAHTQGPAPVPPPHPGPAQGPVPVPPVPPAQGPVPVPPVPPAQGPVPVPPVPPVQGFPAAGVPAASSGAVPPAPAQPPAPQHGAVSAAPDTTGHVPLPPGGPVGVPTAAPAQAAVPDPTTTTLAVLLIGPAGAGKTSVAKYWADHRRVPTAHISLDDVREWVRSGFADPQSGWNDNSEAQYRLARRTCGFAARNFLANGISCILDDAVFPDRPVVGLGGWKRHVGPGLLPVVLLPGLDIVLERNAERTGNRRLTDEEVARIHGRMAGWYGSGLPIIDNSQLDVPGTARVLDEVLARAIASPPSW, from the coding sequence TTGTCGCATGCGGTGTCCGCACACACCCAGGGCCCTGCTCCTGTGCCCCCGCCTCATCCGGGGCCCGCCCAAGGCCCCGTGCCTGTTCCTCCTGTGCCGCCCGCCCAAGGCCCCGTGCCCGTTCCTCCTGTGCCGCCCGCCCAAGGCCCCGTGCCCGTTCCTCCTGTGCCACCCGTCCAGGGCTTCCCCGCAGCGGGTGTTCCGGCGGCTTCCTCCGGTGCCGTGCCGCCGGCTCCCGCGCAGCCGCCCGCTCCTCAGCACGGAGCCGTGTCGGCCGCACCCGACACCACCGGCCATGTGCCGCTGCCGCCCGGCGGCCCCGTCGGCGTGCCCACGGCCGCCCCGGCCCAGGCCGCGGTGCCCGACCCGACGACGACGACCCTGGCCGTCCTGCTGATCGGCCCGGCGGGCGCGGGCAAGACCAGCGTCGCCAAGTACTGGGCGGACCACCGCCGGGTGCCCACCGCGCACATCAGCCTGGACGACGTCCGCGAATGGGTCCGTTCGGGCTTCGCCGACCCCCAGTCCGGCTGGAACGACAACTCCGAGGCCCAGTACCGGCTGGCCCGCCGCACCTGCGGCTTCGCCGCCCGCAACTTCCTCGCCAACGGCATCTCCTGCATCCTCGACGACGCCGTGTTCCCGGACCGGCCGGTCGTGGGTCTCGGCGGCTGGAAGCGCCACGTCGGCCCCGGCCTGCTCCCGGTCGTCCTGCTCCCGGGCCTGGACATCGTCCTGGAGCGCAACGCCGAACGCACCGGCAACCGCCGCCTCACCGACGAGGAGGTGGCCCGCATCCACGGCCGCATGGCCGGCTGGTACGGCTCGGGCCTCCCGATCATCGACAACTCCCAACTGGACGTCCCCGGCACGGCAAGAGTCCTGGACGAGGTCCTGGCCAGAGCGATAGCAAGCCCACCGAGCTGGTAG
- the aroB gene encoding 3-dehydroquinate synthase codes for MSEAVTRIQVAGTAGTEPYEVLVGRQLLGELGGLIGRQAQRVAVIHPEALAETGDALRADLAEQGYEAVAIQVPNAEEAKTAEVAAYCWKALGQSHFTRSDVIVGVGGGATTDLAGFVAATWLRGVRWIAVPTTVLAMVDAAVGGKTGINTAEGKNLVGAFHPPAGVLCDLAALDSLAVNDYVSGLAEVIKAGFIADPVILELIESDPEGARTPAGPHTAELIERSIRVKAEVVSSDLKESGLREILNYGHTLGHAIEKNERYQWRHGAAVAVGMHFAAELGRLAGRLDDATADRHRAVLEAVGLPLHYRYDQWPKLLETMKVDKKSRGDRLRFIVLDGLAKPTVLESPDPAVLLAAYGEVGQ; via the coding sequence ATGAGCGAGGCAGTCACGCGGATCCAGGTCGCCGGCACGGCGGGCACCGAGCCGTACGAGGTGCTGGTCGGCCGCCAACTCCTGGGCGAACTGGGCGGATTGATCGGCCGACAGGCCCAGCGGGTCGCGGTGATCCACCCGGAGGCGCTGGCCGAGACCGGCGACGCGCTCCGTGCCGACCTGGCCGAGCAGGGCTACGAGGCCGTCGCCATCCAGGTGCCCAACGCCGAGGAGGCGAAGACCGCCGAGGTCGCAGCCTACTGCTGGAAGGCACTCGGCCAGTCCCACTTCACCCGTTCCGACGTGATCGTCGGCGTGGGCGGCGGCGCGACCACGGACCTCGCCGGTTTCGTGGCCGCGACCTGGCTGCGCGGGGTCCGCTGGATCGCCGTGCCGACCACGGTCCTCGCCATGGTGGACGCGGCGGTCGGCGGCAAGACCGGCATCAACACCGCCGAGGGCAAGAACCTCGTCGGCGCCTTCCACCCGCCGGCCGGCGTCCTGTGCGACCTCGCCGCGCTGGACTCCCTCGCGGTCAACGACTACGTCTCCGGGCTCGCGGAGGTCATCAAGGCCGGCTTCATCGCCGACCCGGTGATCCTGGAGCTGATCGAGTCCGATCCCGAGGGTGCCCGCACTCCGGCGGGTCCGCACACGGCCGAGCTGATCGAACGCTCGATCCGGGTGAAGGCCGAGGTCGTCTCCTCGGACCTGAAGGAATCCGGCCTGCGGGAGATCCTCAACTACGGCCACACGCTCGGCCACGCCATCGAGAAGAACGAGCGCTACCAGTGGCGGCACGGCGCGGCGGTCGCCGTCGGCATGCACTTCGCCGCCGAACTGGGCCGTCTGGCGGGCCGGTTGGACGACGCGACGGCGGACCGGCACCGTGCGGTCCTCGAAGCGGTCGGGCTGCCGCTGCACTACCGCTACGACCAGTGGCCCAAGCTGCTGGAGACGATGAAGGTCGACAAGAAGTCCCGCGGCGACCGGCTGCGTTTCATCGTCCTCGACGGTCTGGCCAAGCCGACGGTCCTGGAGAGCCCGGACCCGGCTGTGCTGCTCGCCGCGTACGGCGAGGTCGGTCAGTAG
- a CDS encoding shikimate kinase — MGVGKSTVGQLLAERLGVGYRDTDDDIVAAEGRTIAEIFVDEGEPAFRAIEKRAVAVALAEHEGVLALGGGAVLDADTRALLAGHRVVYLSMHVDEAVKRTGLNAARPLLAVNPRKQWRELMEARRHLYEEVATAVVPTDDRTPEEVTQQALEALELKKA, encoded by the coding sequence ATGGGCGTCGGCAAGTCCACCGTCGGACAGCTGCTGGCCGAGCGCCTCGGCGTCGGCTACCGCGACACCGACGACGACATCGTCGCGGCCGAGGGCCGCACCATCGCCGAGATCTTCGTCGACGAGGGTGAGCCTGCCTTCCGGGCGATCGAGAAGCGGGCGGTCGCCGTCGCACTCGCCGAGCACGAGGGCGTCCTCGCGCTCGGCGGCGGCGCCGTCCTCGACGCGGACACCCGCGCGCTGCTCGCCGGGCACCGCGTGGTCTACCTCTCGATGCACGTGGACGAGGCGGTCAAGCGCACCGGCCTGAACGCGGCCCGCCCGCTGCTCGCGGTCAACCCGCGCAAGCAGTGGCGCGAACTGATGGAAGCCCGGCGGCACCTGTACGAGGAGGTCGCCACGGCCGTCGTACCGACCGATGACCGCACCCCCGAAGAGGTTACCCAACAGGCGTTGGAAGCACTGGAGTTGAAGAAGGCATGA
- the aroC gene encoding chorismate synthase, which yields MSRLRWLTAGESHGPALVATLEGLPAGVPITTDMVADHLARRRLGYGRGARMKFERDEVTFLGGVRHGLTLGSPVAIMVGNTEWPKWEQVMAADPVDPEVLAGLARNAPLTRPRPGHADLAGMQKYGFDEARPILERASARETAARVALGAVARSYLKETTGIEIVSHVVELASAKAPRGVYPTPADVEKLDADPVRCLDADASKAMVAEIDQAHKDGDTLGGVVEILAYGVPVGLGSHVHWDRKLDARLAGALMGIQAIKGVEVGDGFELARVPGSQAHDEIVKTDEGIKRVSGRAGGTEGGLSTGELLRVRAAMKPIATVPRALQTVDVTTGEATQAHHQRSDVSAVPAAGIVAEAMVALVLADAVAEKFGGDNVAETRRNVRSYLDNLRIR from the coding sequence TTGAGCAGGCTGCGTTGGCTGACCGCGGGGGAATCCCACGGTCCCGCACTTGTCGCGACGCTGGAGGGCCTTCCCGCCGGCGTGCCGATCACCACGGACATGGTGGCGGACCACCTCGCGCGGCGGCGGCTCGGCTATGGCCGCGGTGCGCGGATGAAGTTCGAGCGTGACGAGGTCACCTTTCTGGGTGGCGTCCGGCACGGTCTGACCCTCGGCTCCCCGGTCGCGATCATGGTGGGCAACACCGAGTGGCCCAAGTGGGAGCAGGTCATGGCGGCCGACCCGGTCGACCCCGAGGTGCTGGCCGGGCTCGCCCGCAACGCGCCGCTGACCCGTCCGCGTCCGGGCCACGCCGACCTCGCCGGCATGCAGAAGTACGGCTTCGACGAGGCCCGCCCGATCCTGGAGCGCGCCTCCGCCCGCGAGACCGCCGCCCGCGTGGCGCTCGGCGCGGTCGCCCGGTCGTACCTGAAGGAGACGACCGGCATCGAGATCGTCTCGCACGTGGTCGAGCTGGCCTCCGCGAAGGCCCCGCGGGGCGTCTACCCGACCCCCGCCGACGTCGAGAAGCTGGACGCCGACCCGGTGCGCTGCCTGGACGCCGACGCGTCGAAGGCGATGGTCGCCGAGATCGACCAGGCCCACAAGGACGGCGACACGCTCGGCGGTGTGGTCGAGATCCTGGCCTACGGCGTGCCGGTGGGCCTGGGCTCGCACGTGCACTGGGACCGCAAGCTGGACGCCCGGCTGGCGGGCGCCCTGATGGGCATCCAGGCGATCAAGGGCGTCGAGGTCGGCGACGGCTTCGAGCTGGCCCGGGTGCCGGGCTCGCAGGCTCACGACGAGATCGTGAAGACCGACGAGGGCATCAAGCGGGTCTCCGGTCGCGCCGGTGGCACCGAGGGCGGACTGAGCACCGGCGAGCTGCTGCGCGTGCGCGCCGCGATGAAGCCGATCGCGACCGTGCCGCGGGCCCTGCAGACGGTCGACGTGACCACCGGCGAGGCGACCCAGGCGCACCACCAGCGCTCTGACGTCTCCGCGGTCCCGGCCGCCGGCATCGTCGCCGAGGCCATGGTCGCGCTGGTGCTGGCCGACGCGGTCGCGGAGAAGTTCGGCGGCGACAACGTGGCCGAGACCCGCCGCAACGTACGGTCCTACCTCGACAACCTCCGCATCCGGTGA